A window of the Hevea brasiliensis isolate MT/VB/25A 57/8 chromosome 6, ASM3005281v1, whole genome shotgun sequence genome harbors these coding sequences:
- the LOC110652974 gene encoding exocyst complex component EXO70H1, with translation MPRKGMRTVFFNPSTSSSPMRSQPHRHTFSDTLVDENIDNANILIYKWDSDSNTNYCSIASLFTDNRQEAKQYLNSIKQLQSAMQYYVTENSASEKLVRAQNLMQIAMKRLEKEFYQILKSNRDYLDPESVSTHSSRASRSSVSDFEDESEDESSRHGDSVSEVERISLAAMADLKAIADCMIGSGYGKECVKIYKIVRKSIVDEALYHLGVERLNFSQIQKMDWEVLELKIKSWLNAVKVAVKTLFNGERILCDNVFSASVAIKESCFADITREGALTLFGFPESVAKCKKTPEKMFRTLDLYEAIADLWPEIESIFNFDSTSTVRSQAVSSLIRLGEAVRTMLTDFESAISKENSKKLVPGGGVHPLTRYVMNYIAFLADYGGILSDIVADWPLTMSSPLPESYFGSPEPEDGTSSAISVRFAWLILVLLCKLDGKAELYKDVSLSYLFLANNLQYVVNKVQKSSLKFLIGDDWITKHEAKVKQYALNYERMVWSKVFSSLPENLASGMTIHEAAECFKRFNSAFEEAYKKQSSWVVPDAKLRDEIKVSAAKKLVLVYREFHDKYREVVRREIGSISHVKFTPDDLGNYLSDLFFGNNGGSGSISSASSTSSFSSSSGQSRGGKSR, from the coding sequence ATGCCTAGAAAAGGTATGAGGACGGTATTCTTCAATCCGtctacttcatcttctccaatgcgATCACAACCGCATCGCCATACCTTCTCTGATACATTAGTGGATGAGAACATAGACAATGCCAATATACTTATTTACAAATGGGATTCTGATTCCAATACCAACTACTGCTCCATCGCTTCTCTTTTCACTGACAATCGCCAAGAAGCCAAGCAATACCTCAACTCTATCAAACAACTACAGTCTGCAATGCAATATTACGTCACTGAAAACTCTGCCTCTGAAAAGCTCGTCCGAGCTCAAAATCTTATGCAAATTGCTATGAAACGACTCGAGAAGGAGTTCTACCAAATCTTGAAGTCTAACCGAGACTATCTTGACCCGGAATCAGTGTCTACTCACTCTTCTAGAGCGTCCAGGTCCAGTGTTTCAGATTTTGAAGATGAATCCGAGGATGAGTCCTCACGACATGGTGACTCTGTTTCTGAAGTGGAGCGAATCTCTTTGGCAGCCATGGCGGATTTGAAGGCGATTGCTGATTGCATGATTGGTTCTGGTTATGGAAAAGAGTGcgtcaaaatttataaaattgttCGAAAATCGATTGTTGATGAGGCTCTCTATCATCTTGGAGTGGAGAGATTGAATTTCTCGCAGATTCAGAAGATGGATTGGGAGGTACTGGAATTGAAAATCAAGAGCTGGTTAAATGCAGTGAAGGTGGCGGTTAAAACGTTGTTCAATGGAGAGAGGATTCTCTGTGACAATGTCTTCTCTGCTTCTGTTGCGATAAAAGAGTCTTGCTTTGCCGATATAACAAGAGAAGGCGCCTTGACCCTGTTTGGATTCCCGGAAAGTGTAGCCAAGTGCAAGAAAACTCCAGAGAAAATGTTTCGCACTCTCGACCTCTACGAAGCAATCGCTGATCTCTGGCCAGAGATTGAGTCCATTTTCAACTTTGACTCAACCTCCACCGTCCGTTCACAGGCCGTTAGCTCCCTAATCCGGCTCGGCGAGGCTGTGCGTACTATGCTAACGGACTTCGAATCGGCTATTTCGAAAGAAAATTCCAAAAAGCTAGTTCCTGGAGGGGGGGTCCACCCGCTTACGCGTTATGTAATGAACTACATTGCTTTCTTAGCCGATTACGGCGGTATCCTATCCGATATAGTCGCCGATTGGCCATTAACGATGTCATCTCCTTTGCCAGAATCTTATTTTGGAAGCCCCGAGCCCGAAGATGGCACATCCTCGGCGATTTCTGTACGGTTTGCTTGGCTCATCCTCGTTTTACTCTGCAAACTCGACGGCAAGGCTGAGCTTTACAAGGACGTGTCTCTATCATATCTGTTTCTTGCTAATAATCTCCAATACGTGGTTAACAAAGTCCAAAAATCAAGCTTAAAATTCCTTATCGGCGATGACTGGATCACGAAACACGAGGCTAAGGTGAAACAGTACGCACTGAATTACGAGCGCATGGTGTGGAGCAAGGTTTTCTCTTCGTTGCCAGAGAATTTAGCGTCGGGGATGACGATTCACGAAGCGGCAGAGTGTTTCAAGAGATTTAACTCCGCTTTCGAGGAGGCATACAAGAAGCAAAGTTCGTGGGTGGTGCCGGACGCTAAATTAAGAGACGAGATTAAAGTATCGGCGGCGAAGAAGCTGGTGCTGGTATATCGGGAGTTTCACGACAAGTATCGTGAGGTAGTAAGGAGGGAAATTGGAAGCATAAGTCATGTCAAATTTACCCCTGATGATTTGGGGAATTACTTGTCGGATTTGTTCTTTGGGAACAACGGTGGTTCCGGAAGTATTTCGTCGGCTTCATCAACGTCGTCGTTTTCTTCATCGTCGGGTCAATCCCGAGGTGGGAAAAGCCGTTGA